One genomic region from Pseudoduganella dura encodes:
- a CDS encoding PEP-CTERM sorting domain-containing protein, whose translation MISLNKYLLPIITLSATFSTSAMAGVSAEASLKNFQYTLYDGNTTDSYLPLAPNFSKAFGFWAIRFDSNTLDITQQNSGVVVGDLSMSDTYELDGTFASWSFDGQGNLRAEAHTNGSGSAYIGIKYSLPVLVMPNTGISFLTSGGANSEYINYQLNSNAEGYAHISSNDCSFGICGIDTGYFSSGFERTLSSYYHNHSNAPVEVYFSGQLYVNVVAVPEPNTWITLLAGLGILSAVARRKSLRY comes from the coding sequence ATGATTTCCTTGAATAAATATTTATTACCAATAATTACTTTATCTGCTACCTTTAGCACCTCTGCTATGGCAGGAGTATCTGCTGAAGCGTCGCTTAAAAATTTCCAGTACACACTTTACGATGGTAACACTACTGATAGTTATTTACCACTTGCCCCCAATTTTAGTAAAGCATTTGGCTTTTGGGCAATTCGCTTCGATTCAAATACTTTAGACATTACGCAACAAAATTCGGGTGTAGTCGTCGGCGATTTATCAATGAGTGATACCTATGAGCTTGATGGTACTTTTGCGTCATGGTCATTTGATGGTCAAGGCAATTTGCGTGCTGAGGCGCACACAAATGGCAGCGGGTCAGCATATATCGGTATAAAGTACTCTCTTCCCGTTTTAGTTATGCCCAATACCGGAATTTCCTTTCTTACCAGCGGCGGCGCTAACTCAGAATATATTAACTATCAACTGAATAGCAATGCGGAGGGTTACGCGCATATTTCGAGTAACGATTGTTCTTTTGGCATATGCGGTATTGACACGGGGTACTTTAGCAGCGGGTTTGAGAGAACTTTGAGTTCCTATTACCACAACCATAGCAACGCTCCTGTTGAAGTGTATTTTTCAGGCCAACTTTATGTGAATGTTGTAGCGGTGCCAGAGCCTAACACCTGGATTACTCTCCTTGCTGGACTCGGAATCCTGTCGGCAGTTGCGCGACGCAAATCCTTACGCTATTGA
- a CDS encoding PEP-CTERM sorting domain-containing protein: MRNFAPPLIAAAAILMSPLAHAETWRFDNVSIKSLTPNPTVSLVSQSASETTISFDSFALESGAYAAHDNAPRITDDIYYPGGVDKTGMMAIEGYRFDLASGQRLTGVTLDVTFMGELRTGQPGGYTNNAIMMHVDFGEIRGNGSHVYGDRFDTERFVNLNGAATTSADLDLERIGGGDINSNDGSYFSLYSYQDAFARAARSSNNDLIEESYANTWASTVTMTFHTAPVPEPATYAMFGAGMLLLGGSAWRKRSARS, from the coding sequence ATGAGAAATTTTGCGCCCCCGTTGATCGCTGCTGCAGCCATACTGATGTCGCCGCTTGCTCATGCCGAAACCTGGCGCTTCGACAACGTTTCAATCAAAAGTTTAACCCCGAATCCGACAGTCAGCCTTGTGTCGCAATCGGCTTCTGAAACGACCATTTCGTTCGACTCATTTGCACTAGAGAGCGGGGCATACGCAGCTCACGACAATGCGCCACGAATTACTGACGACATCTATTACCCTGGTGGAGTTGACAAGACAGGCATGATGGCCATCGAAGGTTACAGGTTCGATCTGGCATCGGGGCAAAGGCTGACCGGCGTAACACTTGATGTGACATTTATGGGCGAACTGCGTACCGGTCAACCGGGCGGCTATACGAACAATGCGATTATGATGCATGTCGACTTCGGGGAAATTCGGGGAAATGGCAGCCATGTCTACGGCGACCGCTTTGATACCGAAAGGTTTGTGAATCTCAACGGCGCCGCGACGACTTCCGCTGATCTCGATCTGGAAAGAATCGGCGGCGGAGACATCAATTCGAACGATGGCTCCTATTTTTCCCTGTATTCGTATCAAGATGCTTTTGCGCGCGCCGCGCGATCAAGCAACAACGACTTGATTGAAGAGTCTTATGCAAATACTTGGGCATCCACGGTGACGATGACATTCCACACCGCACCGGTACCGGAACCGGCCACCTATGCAATGTTCGGTGCCGGCATGTTGCTGCTGGGCGGATCGGCCTGGCGCAAACGTTCGGCTCGCAGCTGA
- a CDS encoding PEP-CTERM sorting domain-containing protein encodes MIAGILLSNLLVGAPLAHAAQELNPTGFTLALTEALYPSEFDMRVLSDNGGTVQIALPGAIPITSPVQSASHGTEYLNGDDTWAKLGGAVREGYRITSVTLSGVLSGAFDIGQPDRVCGTGCTGTAGVAGNAARIDWTIGNHGATTSLPTRYTDITSPQAFSSTFTGQVEGDFTLDVSSALEAYALSANQLVHHLSGDFEWYEQLYWETTSSIALSDLTLTVQVSAVPEPGTYAMVLAGLGLMGFAARRREAMRGDN; translated from the coding sequence ATGATCGCCGGAATACTGCTGTCGAATCTGCTGGTTGGCGCGCCGCTGGCGCACGCCGCACAGGAACTGAATCCGACCGGATTCACGCTGGCCCTGACCGAAGCGCTTTATCCATCGGAATTCGACATGCGGGTGCTGTCCGACAACGGCGGCACGGTGCAGATCGCCCTGCCGGGCGCGATCCCCATCACCAGTCCCGTGCAATCGGCATCCCATGGCACCGAGTACCTGAACGGCGACGATACCTGGGCAAAACTGGGCGGCGCGGTGCGCGAAGGGTACCGGATTACTTCCGTCACATTGAGCGGCGTGCTGTCGGGAGCCTTCGATATCGGCCAGCCCGACAGGGTGTGCGGTACCGGCTGCACCGGCACCGCCGGCGTGGCCGGCAACGCAGCGAGGATCGACTGGACCATCGGCAACCATGGCGCCACCACGTCCTTGCCGACAAGGTACACCGACATCACGTCGCCCCAGGCGTTTTCCAGCACCTTCACCGGCCAGGTGGAAGGCGATTTCACACTCGACGTTTCCAGTGCCCTCGAAGCGTATGCGCTCTCGGCGAACCAGCTGGTTCATCACCTTTCGGGCGACTTCGAGTGGTACGAACAGCTGTATTGGGAAACCACTTCATCGATCGCGCTCAGCGACCTGACGCTCACGGTGCAGGTGTCGGCGGTACCGGAACCCGGTACCTATGCGATGGTGCTGGCCGGGCTGGGCCTGATGGGATTTGCGGCACGCCGGCGTGAGGCAATGCGCGGCGATAATTGA
- a CDS encoding TonB-dependent receptor: MKTQRTLLASAILAAISSTAFAATSADTASAESPAIDAQGAGQPVPQVVVTANPFRSAEGDQILTPAKVLQGDELRDKAGSSLGETLSQELGVSASAFGAGASRPIIRGMEGPRVKMLENGMAVSDVSGLSNDHAVAAEGAVARQIEILRGPAALLYGSGAIGGLVNVVNERIPTALEAKLTGQAEARYSTVDSGKNASGTIDGAIGKFALHADGNWRNADDYRIPGTRVIGDPDSGSGRLANSFTRERNVGLGSSYVDDWGYVGASVSHLTNLYGIPSAEGSRIDQKQTRYDIEGLVKAPFAGFENLKFKAGHTSYEHAELGEDDAPEVLFDNRSTETRLELSHLPLAGWRGTFGIQTENTHFSALSAEGGADTVPVTRSTSQAGFLVEEKDLGPVRLSAGGRLEHVKREPVTGFDRSFDLKSGSVGAMWPFMQGYGAGLTFSYAQRAPATEELYSNGPHDATVTFDIGNADFNKEVSRNVELSLQKTSGLVRWKANLYRNKVDDFIYGNVTGALVDEEGNPGEELRQRIFEQANATIRGAEAELTFNEHGAGWSGRVFGDTSRGKLDAGGSLPLQPADRIGAAVAYKMDALRAGLSLVHGRGQDRLASFEGTPTDSYNQLNANVSYTQKAGDVDLTYFVLAKNLLNDEIRMSTSVLKDIAPLAGRSIVFGVRAKF, from the coding sequence ATGAAAACGCAACGCACGCTGCTGGCCAGCGCCATCCTGGCCGCCATTTCCTCCACCGCCTTCGCCGCCACCAGCGCCGACACCGCGAGCGCGGAAAGCCCCGCCATCGACGCCCAGGGCGCCGGCCAGCCCGTCCCGCAGGTAGTCGTCACCGCCAATCCGTTCCGCAGCGCCGAAGGCGACCAGATCCTCACGCCGGCCAAGGTGCTGCAGGGCGACGAGCTGCGCGACAAGGCCGGCAGCTCGCTGGGCGAGACGCTGTCGCAGGAACTGGGTGTGTCGGCTTCCGCGTTCGGGGCCGGGGCGTCGCGCCCGATCATCCGCGGCATGGAAGGCCCGCGCGTCAAGATGCTGGAGAACGGCATGGCGGTGTCCGACGTGTCCGGCCTGTCGAACGACCATGCCGTGGCGGCCGAAGGCGCCGTGGCGCGCCAGATCGAGATCCTGCGCGGCCCGGCCGCGCTGCTGTACGGTTCCGGCGCGATCGGCGGGCTGGTCAACGTCGTCAACGAGCGCATTCCCACCGCGCTGGAGGCGAAGCTGACCGGCCAGGCCGAGGCGCGCTACAGCACCGTCGACAGCGGCAAGAACGCCTCCGGTACGATCGATGGCGCCATCGGCAAGTTCGCGTTGCACGCGGACGGCAACTGGCGCAACGCTGATGACTACAGGATTCCCGGCACGCGCGTGATCGGCGACCCGGACTCGGGTTCCGGCCGCCTCGCCAATTCCTTTACACGCGAACGCAATGTGGGCCTGGGCAGCTCGTACGTGGACGACTGGGGCTATGTGGGCGCATCGGTATCGCACCTGACGAACCTGTACGGCATTCCCAGCGCCGAAGGCTCGCGCATCGACCAGAAACAGACACGCTACGACATCGAAGGGCTCGTCAAGGCGCCGTTCGCCGGCTTCGAGAACCTGAAGTTCAAGGCCGGCCACACGAGCTACGAGCACGCCGAACTGGGCGAGGACGATGCGCCGGAAGTGCTGTTCGACAACCGCTCGACCGAGACGCGGCTGGAACTGTCGCACCTGCCGCTGGCCGGGTGGCGCGGCACGTTCGGCATCCAGACCGAGAACACGCATTTTTCCGCGCTGTCCGCGGAAGGCGGGGCCGATACGGTGCCCGTCACGCGTTCCACGTCGCAGGCCGGCTTCCTCGTCGAGGAAAAAGACCTGGGGCCGGTGCGCCTGTCCGCCGGCGGCCGCCTCGAACACGTCAAGCGCGAACCGGTCACCGGATTCGACCGTTCGTTCGACCTGAAATCGGGCTCGGTCGGCGCGATGTGGCCGTTCATGCAGGGCTATGGCGCCGGCCTCACGTTCTCGTATGCGCAGCGCGCGCCGGCGACCGAGGAGCTGTATTCGAACGGCCCGCACGATGCCACCGTCACGTTCGATATCGGCAACGCCGATTTCAACAAGGAGGTATCGCGCAACGTCGAGCTGTCGCTGCAGAAGACCAGCGGCCTGGTGCGCTGGAAGGCGAACCTGTACCGCAACAAGGTCGACGATTTCATCTACGGGAACGTGACCGGCGCGCTGGTGGACGAAGAGGGCAATCCGGGCGAGGAACTGCGCCAGCGCATTTTTGAACAGGCCAATGCCACGATCCGCGGCGCCGAGGCCGAGCTGACGTTCAACGAGCACGGCGCCGGCTGGTCCGGCCGGGTGTTCGGCGACACGTCGCGCGGCAAGCTCGATGCCGGCGGCAGCCTGCCGCTGCAGCCGGCCGACCGGATCGGCGCTGCCGTCGCGTACAAGATGGATGCGCTGCGCGCCGGGCTGTCGCTGGTGCACGGAAGAGGGCAGGACCGGCTCGCGTCGTTCGAAGGCACGCCCACGGACAGCTACAACCAGCTCAACGCCAACGTGTCGTACACGCAGAAGGCGGGCGATGTCGACCTCACGTATTTCGTGCTGGCGAAGAACCTGCTCAACGACGAGATCCGCATGTCGACGTCGGTGCTGAAGGATATCGCGCCGCTGGCCGGGCGCAGCATCGTGTTCGGCGTGCGCGCGAAGTTCTGA
- a CDS encoding DUF3606 domain-containing protein, translating to MSDNLQERGPQDRSRINVHEEWELRYWTKELGLSADELRQAVKDAGTSVKAVREHLGKPA from the coding sequence ATGTCCGACAATCTGCAAGAGCGCGGTCCGCAGGACCGCAGCCGCATCAACGTCCACGAGGAATGGGAACTGCGCTACTGGACCAAGGAGCTGGGCCTTTCCGCGGACGAGCTGCGCCAGGCCGTGAAGGATGCCGGCACCAGCGTGAAAGCGGTGCGCGAGCACCTGGGCAAGCCTG